From Nymphaea colorata isolate Beijing-Zhang1983 chromosome 6, ASM883128v2, whole genome shotgun sequence, a single genomic window includes:
- the LOC116256197 gene encoding auxin-responsive protein IAA1, translating into MVILEAEKRGKMPAEGDDESATVTELTLGLPGGRRSGAAEPEVAAGKSAQKRGFAETVDLNLGRGGADEEVQSSGKAAAGKPAASKAQVVGWPPVRSYRVNALKSCTYVKVAVDGAPYLRKVDLETYDSYQQLLKALEEMFSCFTICNYLGESKLMDRMNGSEYVPTYEDKDGDWMLVGDVPWKMFVESCKRMRLMKSSEAVGLAPRTPEKCTSSN; encoded by the exons atggtgatCTTAGAGGCAGAGAAGAGAGGGAAGATGCCGGCGGAGGGAGACGACGAGTCCGCCACCGTGACGGAGCTCACCCTCGGCCTACCCGGCGGCAGAAGGTCCGGGGCAGCCGAGCCGGAGGTAGCCGCGGGAAAGTCTGCACAGAAGCGCGGGTTTGCCGAGACCGTGGATCTCAATCTCGGGAGAGGAGGCGCCGATGAGGAAGTCCAGAGCTCCGGGAAAGCCGCAGCCGGGAAGCCGGCGGCTTCCAA GGCTCAGGTGGTGGGGTGGCCGCCGGTGAGATCATACAGAGTGAACGCATTGAAGAGCTGCACTTACGTGAAGGTCGCCGTAGACGGCGCGCCATATCTACGGAAGGTAGACTTGGAGACGTATGACAGCTACCAGCAGCTGCTCAAGGCCCTAGAGGAGATGTTCAGCTGTTTCACCATAT GCAACTACTTAGGCGAGAGCAAACTCATGGATCGAATGAATGGCTCGGAATATGTTCCCACTTATGAAGATAAAGACGGCGACTGGATGCTTGTTGGAGACGTTCCTTGGAA GATGTTTGTGGAATCATGCAAGCGTATGCGACTGATGAAGAGCTCTGAGGCCGTTGGACTAG CTCCACGAACCCCAGAGAAGTGCACGAGCTCGAACTGA
- the LOC116256485 gene encoding katanin p60 ATPase-containing subunit A1 → MVSALAGFKDHLKLAREYATEGLYDTSIIFFDGAIAQINKHLSTLDDPVIRTKWTNCKKALSDEIDIVKQLDAERRAFKEAPGIARSSSPPIQTKSSYIFQPADEYPSFSSAPADDPDVWRPPSRDTQPSRRSARSGPIGAGRKSSQDPSWARSSRSASGGRGAKSGGAATSGRSGPGVRSSSTSSQGGKRGNASSKSNSSKSDPQGGDTDEGKSKRPQYEGPDSDLAAMLERDVLETSPGVRWDDVAGLTEAKRLLEEAVVLPLWMPEYFQGIRRPWKGVLMFGPPGTGKTLLAKAVATECGTTFFNVSSATLASKWRGESERMVRCLFDLARAYAPSTIFIDEIDSLCNARGASGEHESSRRVKSELLVQVDGVNNSSTSEDGSRKIVMVLAATNFPWDIDEALRRRLEKRIYIPLPNYESRKELIRINLKSVEVSPDVDIDEVARRTEGYSGDDLTNVCRDASLNGMRRKIAGKTRDEIKNMSKDEISKDPVAMCDFEEALGKVQRSVSAADIERHEKWFSEFGSA, encoded by the exons ATGGTGAGCGCCCTCGCGGGGTTCAAGGACCACCTGAAGCTCGCCAGGGAGTATGCCACAGAGGGCCTTTACGACACTTCCATCATCTTCTTCGATGGAGCCATCGCCCAGATCAACAA GCATCTGAGCACGCTTGATGATCCAGTGATTAGAACAAAATGGACGAACTGCAAAAAAGCACTTTCTGATGAAATAGATATTGTAAAGCAACTGGATGCTGAAAGAAGGGCCTTCAAAGAAGCGCCTGGAATAGCACGTTCTTCTTCCCCTCCAATACAAACAAAGTCATCGTATATTTTCCAGCCAGCAGATGAATATCCAAGTTTCTCATCTGCTCCTGCTGATGATCCTGATGTGTGGAGGCCACCCAGCCGAGATACCCAGCCAAGCAGAAGGTCAGCTAGATCTGGTCCAATAGGTGCTGGAAGAAAATCTTCCCAAGATCCATCTTGGGCACGTTCCTCTAGGTCAGCTTCTGGAGGACGTGGAGCTAAGTCTGGTGGTGCTGCCACCTCGGGTAGATCTGGACCTGGTGTACGGTCATCTAGCACATCTAGTCAGGGTGGCAAGAGGGGTAATGCCAGCAGTAAAAGCAATTCTAGCAAGAGCGACCCACAG GGTGGTGATACTGATGAAGGAAAGTCCAAGAGACCGCAGTATGAAGGTCCAGATTCAGACTTGGCTGCAATGCTTGAAAGAGATGTTTTGGAGACTAGTCCTGGTGTAAGATGGGATGATGTTGCTGGATTAACTGAAGCCAAAAGACTGCTGGAGGAAGCAGTTGTCCTTCCACTATGGATGCCTGAATATTTTCAG GGTATTCGTCGTCCTTGGAAAGGAGTTCTCATGTTTGGCCCGCCTGGAACAGGGAAAACACTTTTGGCAAAGGCAGTTGCTACTGAGTGTGGAaccacattttttaatgtttcatCTGCCACTCTAGCTTCTAAATGGCGTGGAGAGAGTGAACGCATGGTCCGGTGCTTGTTTGATTTGGCAAGGGCTTATGCACCTAGTACCATTTTTATTGATGAGATTGATTCTCTTTGCAATGCTCGAGG TGCTTCAGGAGAGCATGAATCATCTAGGAGAGTGAAATCTGAACTTCTAGTCCAGGTGGATGGTGTGAACAACAGTTCAACTAGTGAAGATGGTAGCCGGAAAATTGTGATGGTGTTAGCAGCTACAAACTTCCCTTGGGATATCGATGAGGCACTAAG GCGGCGCCTAGAAAAGCGAATTTATATACCCCTTCCAAATTATGAGAGCCGTAAAGAGCTCATTCGCATCAACCTTAAAAGTGTGGAG GTTTCTCCTGATGTAGATATTGACGAAGTAGCACGCCGAACTGAGGGATATAGTGGAGACGATCTCACCAATGTTTGTCGTGATGCTTCACTGAATGGAATGAGGCGAAAAATTGCTGGAAAAACAAGAGATGAGATCAAGAACATGTCCAAAGATGAAATCTCCAAAGACCCAGTTGCAATGTGTGACTTTGAAGAAGCTCTTGGCAAGGTGCAGCGCAGTGTTTCCGCTGCTGATATTGAACGGCATGAGAAATGGTTCTCTGAGTTTGGATCAGCATAG
- the LOC116255909 gene encoding aromatic aminotransferase ISS1 has translation MATFAKLARRAIETETPVMVQIQQLLRGIKGAISLAQGVVYWQPPDHALEKVKEVVWQPSTSQYGPDEGLPELREALTEKLRRENKLFNSSVMVTAGANQAFVNIVLTLCDPGDYVVMFAPYYFNAYMSFQMTGITNILVGPGNPKTLQPDADWLEKTLLENKPTPKLVTVVNPGNPSGTYIPEPLLKRISDICRQAGAWLVVDNTYEYFMYDGLKHSCVEGDHIVNLFSFSKAYGMMGWRVGYIAYPSSAEGFGAQLLKVQDNIPICASIISQRLALYSLEAGSEWIATKVQTLVKRRNLLRDALSPLGEEAIKGGEGAIYLWAKLPDHLSDDFSVVQWLARRHLVVVIPGSASGGPGRIRVSFGGLKEEDCETAAGRLKKGLEELVCHGMVTE, from the exons ATGGCAACATTCGCAAAGCTAGCGAGGAGGGCTATCGAGACCGAAACTCCTGTCATGGTTCAG ATACAACAATTGCTCAGAGGAATCAAAGGAGCAATTTCACTAGCACAG GGTGTAGTTTATTGGCAACCGCCAGATCATGCCTTAGAAAAGGTCAAAGAAGTTGTATGGCAGCCATCAACTAGCCAATATGGTCCTGATGAAGGCCTTCCAGAACTTAGAGAAGCATTAACTGAAAAG CTTCGACGAGAGAATAAATTGTTCAATTCTTCTGTTATGGTCACTGCTGGTGCAAACCAG GCATTTGTAAATATTGTTCTTACACTTTGTGATCCTGGAGATTACGTTGTAATGTTTGCACCATACTATTTCAATGCATACATGTCCTTCCAAATGACAGGCATTACAAACATATTGGTTGGCCCTGGAAATCCTAAAACTCTCCAGCCCGATGCAG ACTGGTTAGAGAAGACTCTGTTAGAGAACAAACCAACTCCAAAACTTGTCACTGTTGTAAATCCAGGCAACCCATCTGGAACCTATATACCAGAGCCCCTTTTGAAG AGAATCTCAGATATCTGTAGACAGGCTGGTGCTTGGCTTGTAGTAGATAACACCTATGA GTATTTTATGTATGATGGGCTAAAGCATTCATGTGTGGAAGGCGATCACATTGTCAATCTGTTTTCCTTCTCAAAGGCTTACGGGATGATGGGGTGGAGGGTTGGATAT ATAGCTTATCCCTCAAGTGCAGAAGGGTTTGGTGCACAGCTCCTTAAGGTGCAAGACAACATTCCCATCTGTGCATCCATCATCAGCCAGCGGCTTGCTCTCTACTCATTAGAAGCTGGTTCTGAGTGGATAGCAACCAAGGTCCAAACCCTAGTCAAGCGCCGCAACTTGCTCCGAGATGCTTTATCACCACTAGGTGAGGAGGCCATCAAGGGTGGAGAGGGTGCCATTTACTTGTGGGCAAAGCTTCCTGATCACCTATCAGATGATTTCTCTGTTGTTCAATGGCTCGCGAGGCGCCATCTGGTAGTTGTGATACCTGGAAGTGCAAGTGGTGGTCCAGGACGTATCAGAGTATCCTTTGGGGGGTTGAAAGAAGAAGACTGTGAGACTGCTGCTGGCAGGCTAAAAAAGGGGCTGGAAGAGCTTGTATGCCATGGTATGGTCACTGAATAG